Below is a window of Streptomyces sp. WMMB303 DNA.
TCCAGGCTGATGTCCTTGATGTGCGGCCGGACGGTGCCGGTGTGCAGCCGGGACATGTCCAGCAGATTGCCGACGAGGTTGTCCAGCCTGTCCGCGCCCTCCTCGATCGCCCCCAGCAGCTCCGCCTCGTCCTCCGCCGACCACTGCACGTCGTCGGAGCGCAGCGAGGAGACGGACGCCTTGATGGCCGCCAGCGGGGTGCGCAGGTCGTGCGAGACGGCGGCCAGCAGCGCGGTGCGGATCCGGTTGCCCTCGGCCAGCTCGCGGGCCTGTTCGGCCTCGCCCAGCAGCCGCTGCCGGTCGAGCACCCCGGCGGCCTGTGCGGCGAACGCGGCGAGCACCCTGCGGTCCTCGGCGGGCAGCACCCGCCCGGAGAGCACCAGCATCATGCTGTCGCCGACCGGCATGTCCGTCTCGCCGTCCTCCGGCGCGGCCAGCCGCTTGCCGGAGCCCGTGGTGCCGACGCTGCCCGCGCAGGTCCAGGCGGCCCGCTCGGCGGTGCGCTCCAGCAGGGCGACACCGTCCATGGCGAAGGTCTCCCTGACCCGCTCCAGGAGCGCCTCCAGGCTGGGCCCGCTGCCCGGGCCGCCGCCCGCGTGCGGGGCCTCGCCGCGCAGCACGCTGCCCGCCAGCGCGGAGAGGATCTCCGACTCGGCGCGCAGCCTGGCCGCCTGCTGGGTGCGCCGGGCCGCCACGTCCACCACCGAGGCGACGGCCACGGCGACGGCGAAGAAGACGGCGAGCGAGACGACGTTGCGGCCGTCGCTGATGGTCCAGGTACGGACCGGCTCGGTGAAGAAGTAGTTCAGCAGCGCCGAGCAGACCGCGGCGGAGGCCAGCGCCGGCAGCAGTCCGCCCACGAGTCCGGCGGTGACCGTGAGCACCAGGAAGAGCAGCACGTCGTTGGCGAAGCCGATGCCCGGCTCGGTGGCCAGCATCAGGAACGTCAGCAGCACGGGAGCCCCGAAGGCGGTCAGCCAGCCGGCGACGACGCGCGCCGTGCCCAGCCGGGCCGCCCGGGTGCCGGGCAGCCCGCGCCCCCGGGCGACCTCCTCGTGGGTGACGATGTGCACGTCCAGGTCCGGTCCCGAGTCCCGGGCGACGGTGGCGCCGACCCCGGGTCCGAACACGTACTGCCAGGTCCGGCGGCGGGAGGAGCCGAGCACGATCTGGGTGGCGTTGTGGCCCCGCGCGAACTCCAGCAGGGCCTGGGGGATGTCGTCGCCGATGACGTGGTGGTACGTACCGCCCAGGTCCTCCACGAGGGTGCGCTGGACGGCGAGTTCCTGCGGGGAGGCGGGGGTGAGGCCGTCGGCGTGGGAGATGTGGACGGCCAGGATCTCGCTGCCCGAGCCCTTGGCGGCCATCCGGGCGGCGCGGCGGATGAGGGTGCGGCCCTCGGGACCGCCGGTGAGCCCGACGACGATCCGCTCGCGGGCCTGCCAGGTGGTGCGTATGCGGTGCTCGGAGCGGTACTGCTGGAGGTACTCGTCGACCCGGTCGGCCGTCCACAGCAGGGCCAGTTCGCGCAGG
It encodes the following:
- a CDS encoding ATP-binding protein, encoding MVSGTQQQRRRGRLRVFLGAAPGVGKTYAVLSEAHRRMERGTDVVVGFVEHHDRPRTEALLHGLEQVPRRGTTHRGTDLTEMDTDAVLARRPAVAVVDELAHTNVPGSRNAKRWQDVEELLAAGIDVVSTVNIQHLESLGDVVESITGVRQRETVPDEVVRRADQIELVDMSPQALRRRMAHGNVYAPDKVDAALSNYFRPGNLTALRELALLWTADRVDEYLQQYRSEHRIRTTWQARERIVVGLTGGPEGRTLIRRAARMAAKGSGSEILAVHISHADGLTPASPQELAVQRTLVEDLGGTYHHVIGDDIPQALLEFARGHNATQIVLGSSRRRTWQYVFGPGVGATVARDSGPDLDVHIVTHEEVARGRGLPGTRAARLGTARVVAGWLTAFGAPVLLTFLMLATEPGIGFANDVLLFLVLTVTAGLVGGLLPALASAAVCSALLNYFFTEPVRTWTISDGRNVVSLAVFFAVAVAVASVVDVAARRTQQAARLRAESEILSALAGSVLRGEAPHAGGGPGSGPSLEALLERVRETFAMDGVALLERTAERAAWTCAGSVGTTGSGKRLAAPEDGETDMPVGDSMMLVLSGRVLPAEDRRVLAAFAAQAAGVLDRQRLLGEAEQARELAEGNRIRTALLAAVSHDLRTPLAAIKASVSSLRSDDVQWSAEDEAELLGAIEEGADRLDNLVGNLLDMSRLHTGTVRPHIKDISLEEVVPKALGGVPEGSVRLAVAEALPLVAVDPGLLERTVANLVENAVKYSPEGKKVLVRASALADRVELRCTDRGPGVPDSDKDRIFEPFQRYGDAPGGAGVGLGLAVARGFAEAMGGTLEAEDTPGGGMTMVLTLRAAHGRGPARGRLPAGTGRPQLQSQRSGA